The following proteins are encoded in a genomic region of Dermatophagoides farinae isolate YC_2012a chromosome 8, ASM2471394v1, whole genome shotgun sequence:
- the LOC124495700 gene encoding uncharacterized protein LOC124495700: MVESDFFSISINDHSTPTNCNKTMKVYEIWLEKYIWLCPLIICILIPLIGIIPFGYKLFVDNEYPPLQLISDMGSIPAVAAHVSQCLDLIAFFNFITIWIRCEHIEYYRKHYFNNVDDQNLAKKLYRKNRYFYISGLLYSLGLIIVGNFRNTEKPMIHSFGVILSLMIMAMTYFQVQIVEILYSMKKIETKPITLTYCYFIVSISWWICFFSLGISTLQQDTVLKWFDNDLRFNWTSNRPGYYAYSVASVLEFFCMNSSTLLYFSIARRIRLFQK; the protein is encoded by the exons atggtcgaatctgatttttttagCATTtccatcaatgatcattcaacaccaacaaattgtaataaaacaatgaaaGTATATGAAATTTGGTTAGAAAAATACATTTGGCTCTGTCCATTGATCATTTGTATTCTGATCCCATTGATTGGCATAATACC ATTTGGatataaattatttgttgataatgaatatcCACCATTACAATTAATCAGCGATATGGGCAGCATACCAGCTGTTGCTGCACATGTTTCACAATGTTTAGATTTGATTGCTTTTTTCA ATTTTATCACCATTTGGATACGTTGTGAACATATTGAATATTATCGAAAACATTATTTCAACAATGtcgatgatcaaaatttggctaaaaaattgtatagaaaaaatagataTTTTTACATATCCggattattatattcattagGTTTGATTATAGTTGGAAATTTTCGTAATACAGAAAAACCAATGATACATTCGTTTGGTGTTATACTGAGCTTAATGATTATGGCCATGACATATTTTCAG GTgcaaattgttgaaattttatattcaatgaaaaaaatcgaaaccaAACCAATTACACTTACATATTGTTATTTTATCGTATCAATCAGTTGGTGgatttgtttcttttcattgGGCATTTCTACATTACAACAAGATACAGTACTAAAATggtttgataatgatttacGTTTTAATTGGACATCAAATCGACCAGGTTATTATGCATATAGTGTGGCAAGtgttttagaatttttttgtatgaattCCAGTACTTTGttatatttttccattgcaAGACGTATtcgtttatttcaaaaatga
- the LOC124495967 gene encoding DNA damage-regulated autophagy modulator protein 2-like, giving the protein MVGCLIPSFCLLIYVTKLFNDNLHPIIPLISDLGAKPPVAGYIAQIFDSIAILNFITVWARYKQVKFYIEKYFNNVGIGISQRLKRNNRYFAIFGCGYSLGVMILGNFRNTEQPFEHGIGFVVMTCVLGEIFFQANICNKLYSFKRIESQPVTIRFCFWLIIIILFMSGVFITISVLKLDSISLWLDNNQRMNWQPHQPGYIWFTMGTFLEWFHVNCCSLYFFSISHRMHLFKQWHQVK; this is encoded by the exons ATGGTTGGCTGTCTTAttccatcattttgtttactCAT ATATGTCACCAAATTATTTAACGATAATTTACATCCAATTATACCATTGATCAGTGATTTAGGTGCAAAACCACCTGTTGCTGGCTATATAGcacaaatttttgattcaatcgcAATACTAA ATTTTATCACCGTTTGGGCTCGTTATAAACAAGTAAAattttacattgaaaaatatttcaataacGTCGGTATCGGCATCAGTCAAAGGCTAAAACGAAACAATCGTTATTTTGCAATTTTTGGTTGCGGATATTCTCTCGGTGTAATGATATTGGGAAATTTTCGCAATACCGAACAGCCATTCGAACATGGTATTGGTTTTGTGGTTATGACATGTGTTCTaggagaaattttttttcag GCAAACATTTGTaataaattatattcattcaaacgtATTGAATCACAACCGGTTACAATACGATTCTGTTTTTGgcttatcattattattttatttatgagTGGCGTTTTCATAACAATTTCTGTTTTAAAATTAGATTCAATATCACTTTGGTTGGACAATAATCAACGAATGAATTGGCAACCACATCAACCAGGATACATATGGTTTACAATGGGCACTTTTCTAGAATGGTTTCATGttaattgttgttcattatattttttttcaatcagtCATCGTATGCATTTATTCAAACAATGGCATcaagtaaaataa
- the LOC124491261 gene encoding uncharacterized protein LOC124491261: MNRISIALKMLESWSIQNQLSFNPNKTVAMIVTRRRKFDMPTIYFKNSPISIVKNIRYLGVILDSKLLWNDHISYIKSKALSIYNMLRRKFASSWGLSFDVLRLIYLHAIEPLITYASPVWFYSLSKTNVKSRLLSIQRIFALSIIRGYRTISLEASLVLANIVPIDLRIIYLANMYRIKHCLPVDHLSNLKFQLTLPVEDFHHPSVSFNFLNNVCNFNHNYHIYTDGSKLAGHVGCAVVIFPANSNQSIDILKFRLADSCSIFQAELFAIYQASEWLKRNNQSAKIFIDSYSALLACCSSKSNDLLVHGIQLNLVGIHFCLQWIPSHSGYLGNELADQHAKDATNLSYISYDFCPVSLAKYFLKNIMFYYWDNRWKTSRDGSVTRRFFPSIYDRLSYYIDLNFTLVQFLSGHGKFRHYLYNIGYSTDSSCWCGIDTQNSIHLICYCQRFASPRFQIENRCGLSLHEETLPIWITKFPVQLFEFLLLIYKCL, encoded by the coding sequence ATGAATCGTATATCAATTGCTTTAAAAATGTTGGAATCATGGAGTATACAAAATCAACTTTCCTTCAATCCCAATAAAACCGTCGCTATGATTGttacaagaagaagaaaatttgataTGCCtacaatttattttaaaaattctcCTATTTCCATTGTGAAGAATATCAGATATCTTGGTGTTATTCTGGATTCCAAGCTTTTGTGGAATGATCATATTTCATATATTAAATCCAAGGCTTTATCGATCTATAACATGTTAAGGAGGAAGTTTGCATCATCTTGGGGTCTAAGTTTTGATGTTCtacgattgatttatttacatGCAATTGAACCATTAATTACTTATGCATCACCTGTCTGGTTTTATTCTTTATCAAAAACGAATGTCAAATCTCGCTTATTATCAATTCAGCGTATTTTTGCTCTGTCAATAATAAGAGGATATCGAACTATCTCTTTAGAAGCTTCTTTAGTGTTGGCAAATATCGTACCTATTGATTTAAGAATAATTTATCTTGCCAATATGTATCGCATTAAACATTGTTTACCAGTGGATCACttatcaaatttaaaatttcaattaacgTTGCCTGTTGAGGATTTTCACCATCCATCTGtatcttttaattttttaaataatgttTGTAATTTTAATCACAATTATCATATTTATACTGATGGTTCAAAATTGGCCGGTCATGTTGGGTGTGCAGTTGTGATTTTTCCTGCTAATTCTAATCAATCTATtgatattttaaaatttcgtTTGGCTGATTCATGTTCCATTTTTCAAGCTGAATTATTTGCAATCTATCAAGCATCTGAATGGTTAAAAAGGAATAATCAATCCGCGAAAATCTTTATTGATTCTTATTCTGCTCTTCTTGCTTGTTGTTCAAGTAAAAGTAATGATTTATTGGTTCATGgtattcaattaaatttggTTGGAATACATTTTTGTCTTCAATGGATACCTTCACATTCTGGCTATCTTGGTAATGAACTGGCTGATCAACATGCAAAAGATGCTACAAATCTCTCTTATATTTCGTATGATTTTTGTCCAGTTTCCTtggcaaaatattttttgaaaaatataatgttttattattggGATAATCGCTGGAAAACAAGTAGAGATGGAAGTGTTACAAGACGCTTCTTCCCGTCTATTTATGATCGTTTATCATACTATATTGATCTAAATTTTACTTTAGTTCAATTTTTATCCGGACATGGTAAATTTCgtcattatttatataatattGGGTATTCTACTGACTCATCGTGCTGGTGTGGAATAGATACTCAAAATTCTATACATTTAATTTGCTATTGTCAACGATTTGCGAGTCCTCGTTTCCAGATTGAGAACCGGTGTGGTTTATCTTTACATGAAGAGACCTTGCCGATTTGGATTACAAAATTTCCTGTgcaattatttgaatttttattattgatatataaatgtttataa